In Bacteroidota bacterium, the sequence TATCCCTCCGTTGGGAAAGATTTCTTTATCCCTTGGTGGGGAAATATTTTTGTACGTGATGAATTTAAAGACATACCGCGTGAAGAAATTCTTGCCGACGAAAAGAAACGAGATATCTTTATGCACGATATGGTGGATGAATTAACTGAAAGTGCATTAAGAAAAACCGCTGTATATAAACTACTTACGAAGTTCAAACCTGAAGTCGTAATCGATTGTGTTAATTCAGCAACGGCAATTGCTTATCAAAATATTTTCCAAAGTTCGCGAGACGTGATTAAAGAATTGAAAGCGGCAAAAGCAAATAAAAAAAACAATTTGATTGAAATTACAGAACGTCTGTTATGCACATTGTATGTTCCTCAGCTCGTTCGACACGTGCAAGTGATGTATCGTTCTATGACGGCTGCAAAGTCCAAGATTTTTGTGAAAATCGGAACAAGTGGAACCGGTGGGATGGGCTTGAATATCCCATATACACACAGCGAAGAAAAACCGTCGCGCGTTTTACTTGCAAAATCTTCCGTAGCAGGAGCGCACACTATGCTGCTCTTCTTAATGGGGCGAACTCCCGACGCCCCTATTACAAAAGAGATAAAACCGACTGGAGCTATCGCATGGAAAAAAATTGCTTACGGTGAAATCAAAAAACGTGGTAAAGCAGTTCAACTTTACGATTGTCCCCCTGAAAATGGCTATAAGTTAGATGAAAAACTTACGTTAAAACTGCAGCAATTCGGTAAACCTTCAGGTAAAACTTTGAAATCGGTTTTTATTGATACCGGTGAGAATGGAATTTTCTCGAAGGGCGAATTCGAAGCTATATCGATGCCCGGACAGATGGAGTATGTAACTCCTGAAGAAATTGCCGACTCAGTAGTTTACGAAATTTTAGGTGGCAACACAGGTCACGATATCATAAATGCACTCGACCATGCAACGCTTGAGCCTACTTTTCGTGCTGGTGTTTTATTAGAATCCGCTCTCAAAAAAATGGAAAGTCTGGAAAAAAACCACGACGTAGACAGCATCGCATTCGAAATGTTGGGTCCTCCCCGCTTATC encodes:
- a CDS encoding short-chain dehydrogenase, which produces MDLKGKTVCVIGGWGLVGSAVCRKLMLRKPKRIIVTSLLKEEALDAVDNLRKEYPSVGKDFFIPWWGNIFVRDEFKDIPREEILADEKKRDIFMHDMVDELTESALRKTAVYKLLTKFKPEVVIDCVNSATAIAYQNIFQSSRDVIKELKAAKANKKNNLIEITERLLCTLYVPQLVRHVQVMYRSMTAAKSKIFVKIGTSGTGGMGLNIPYTHSEEKPSRVLLAKSSVAGAHTMLLFLMGRTPDAPITKEIKPTGAIAWKKIAYGEIKKRGKAVQLYDCPPENGYKLDEKLTLKLQQFGKPSGKTLKSVFIDTGENGIFSKGEFEAISMPGQMEYVTPEEIADSVVYEILGGNTGHDIINALDHATLEPTFRAGVLLESALKKMESLEKNHDVDSIAFEMLGPPRLSKLLYESYLLKLGFKDMVSVTKTDAKVLSKKLNEIISKNTQLRSQIISIGIPILLPDGKTLLRGDDIKIPPYRGEGELPINQTNIDLWSHDGWVDLRVSNMQVWKNRFNRVFHEMDRIPNGDTSSRFMRTKEYWKNFKDIQPGKIVGWIFTVEDLGERMKA